A portion of the Cryptomeria japonica chromosome 5, Sugi_1.0, whole genome shotgun sequence genome contains these proteins:
- the LOC131067564 gene encoding myb-related protein 2 isoform X1 → MEQSNSGILLRLEGPTSQPPKFSLGMGLAVCAEPKPRLRWTPELHERFVSAVAQLGGPEKATPKSVMRMMGVKGLTLYHLKSHLQKFRLGKQPHKEVNIETAKSGRSLEEHDQDIVTKDSNNTPSHQELPGRAMHIAEALNAQIEVQRRLHEQLEVQRHLQLRIESQGKYLQAILEKAQRALASQSCPTEGLEAARTELADLAKRVITDCRDSHVYRQKSEDYSGQEQSCITHYSYQNYLEDSVEKDHVEQKVNEPDKHNSRKRTRTCYYEDLGTSELQDLCLKISRKEPLAVESFSSRRPLWESSETEESSVWQARTDDLLRDKDKLKKLSKDLTVIAPDVPDDIMISHSNASAFQDYHEDGEEIDRSYKSSPTLELSSECRNVVKGLDLNISGDGTMPFKGRELDLNVCGWGR, encoded by the exons ATGGAACAGTCTAATTCAGGGATCCTGCTACGTCTTGAAGGGCCTACATCTCAGCCCCCAAAATTCTCTCTTGGCATGGGTCTTGCTGTTTGTGCCGAGCCCAAGCCTAGACTAAGGTGGACACCAGAGCTTCATGAGAGATTTGTTAGTGCAGTGGCCCAGCTAGGTGGACCAGAAA AAGCCACTCCAAAATCAGTTATGAGAATGATGGGTGTGAAAGGACTTACACTATACCATCTGAAGAGCCATCTTCAG AAATTCAGGCTTGGAAAACAGCCACACAAAGAAGTGAACATTGAGACAGCTAAAAGTG GGAGAAGCTTGGAAGAGCATGATCAAGACATTGTGACAAAAGACAGCAATAACACACCAAGCCATCAAGA ATTGCCTGGCAGAGCAATGCATATTGCAGAGGCCCTGAATGCTCAGATAGAGGTACAGAGAAGGTTACATGAACAACTAGAG GTTCAAAGACACTTGCAGTTGAGGATAGAATCACAAGGAAAGTACTTGCAGGCAATATTGGAGAAAGCACAGAGagcacttgcatcacaatcctGTCCTACAGAAGGACTTGAAGCTGCAAGGACAGAGCTTGCAGATTTAGCCAAAAGGGTTATCACAGACTGTAGAGACTCTCATGTTTATAGACAAAAATCAGAAGATTACAGTGGACAGGAACAGTCTTGTATTACACATTACTCTTATCAAAACTACTTGGAAGACTCTGTTGAAAAGGATCATGTAGAACAAAAGGTAAATGAACCTGATAAACATAATAGTAGGAAAAGGACCAGAACATGCTATTATGAAGACCTAGGTACTTCTGAACTTCAAGACTTATGTCTTAAGATTTCAAGAAAAGAACCTCTAGCTGTTGAGTCATTTTCTTCAAGAAGACCATTGTGGGAATCCTCTGAAACAGAAGAAAGTAGTGTTTGGCAAGCTAGGACAGATGATTTGTTAAGAGATAAGGATAAACTGAAAAAACTTTCAAAGGATCTGACTGTTATAGCCCCTGATGTTCCAGATGACATCATGATTTCTCATTCTAATGCATCTGCATTTCAGGATTACCATGAAGATGGAGAAGAGATAGATAGGAGCTATAAATCTTCCCCAACATTAGAGTTGAGTAGTGAGTGTAGAAATGTAGTCAAAGGATTGGACCTAAATATATCAGGAGATGGAACCATGCCATTTAAGGGAAGGGAATTGGATCTCAATGTATGTGGATGGGGAAGGTGA
- the LOC131067564 gene encoding myb-related protein 2 isoform X2 → MEQSNSGILLRLEGPTSQPPKFSLGMGLAVCAEPKPRLRWTPELHERFVSAVAQLGGPEKATPKSVMRMMGVKGLTLYHLKSHLQKFRLGKQPHKEVNIETAKSGRSLEEHDQDIVTKDSNNTPSHQEAMHIAEALNAQIEVQRRLHEQLEVQRHLQLRIESQGKYLQAILEKAQRALASQSCPTEGLEAARTELADLAKRVITDCRDSHVYRQKSEDYSGQEQSCITHYSYQNYLEDSVEKDHVEQKVNEPDKHNSRKRTRTCYYEDLGTSELQDLCLKISRKEPLAVESFSSRRPLWESSETEESSVWQARTDDLLRDKDKLKKLSKDLTVIAPDVPDDIMISHSNASAFQDYHEDGEEIDRSYKSSPTLELSSECRNVVKGLDLNISGDGTMPFKGRELDLNVCGWGR, encoded by the exons ATGGAACAGTCTAATTCAGGGATCCTGCTACGTCTTGAAGGGCCTACATCTCAGCCCCCAAAATTCTCTCTTGGCATGGGTCTTGCTGTTTGTGCCGAGCCCAAGCCTAGACTAAGGTGGACACCAGAGCTTCATGAGAGATTTGTTAGTGCAGTGGCCCAGCTAGGTGGACCAGAAA AAGCCACTCCAAAATCAGTTATGAGAATGATGGGTGTGAAAGGACTTACACTATACCATCTGAAGAGCCATCTTCAG AAATTCAGGCTTGGAAAACAGCCACACAAAGAAGTGAACATTGAGACAGCTAAAAGTG GGAGAAGCTTGGAAGAGCATGATCAAGACATTGTGACAAAAGACAGCAATAACACACCAAGCCATCAAGA AGCAATGCATATTGCAGAGGCCCTGAATGCTCAGATAGAGGTACAGAGAAGGTTACATGAACAACTAGAG GTTCAAAGACACTTGCAGTTGAGGATAGAATCACAAGGAAAGTACTTGCAGGCAATATTGGAGAAAGCACAGAGagcacttgcatcacaatcctGTCCTACAGAAGGACTTGAAGCTGCAAGGACAGAGCTTGCAGATTTAGCCAAAAGGGTTATCACAGACTGTAGAGACTCTCATGTTTATAGACAAAAATCAGAAGATTACAGTGGACAGGAACAGTCTTGTATTACACATTACTCTTATCAAAACTACTTGGAAGACTCTGTTGAAAAGGATCATGTAGAACAAAAGGTAAATGAACCTGATAAACATAATAGTAGGAAAAGGACCAGAACATGCTATTATGAAGACCTAGGTACTTCTGAACTTCAAGACTTATGTCTTAAGATTTCAAGAAAAGAACCTCTAGCTGTTGAGTCATTTTCTTCAAGAAGACCATTGTGGGAATCCTCTGAAACAGAAGAAAGTAGTGTTTGGCAAGCTAGGACAGATGATTTGTTAAGAGATAAGGATAAACTGAAAAAACTTTCAAAGGATCTGACTGTTATAGCCCCTGATGTTCCAGATGACATCATGATTTCTCATTCTAATGCATCTGCATTTCAGGATTACCATGAAGATGGAGAAGAGATAGATAGGAGCTATAAATCTTCCCCAACATTAGAGTTGAGTAGTGAGTGTAGAAATGTAGTCAAAGGATTGGACCTAAATATATCAGGAGATGGAACCATGCCATTTAAGGGAAGGGAATTGGATCTCAATGTATGTGGATGGGGAAGGTGA
- the LOC131067564 gene encoding myb-related protein 2 isoform X3 has translation MRMMGVKGLTLYHLKSHLQKFRLGKQPHKEVNIETAKSGRSLEEHDQDIVTKDSNNTPSHQELPGRAMHIAEALNAQIEVQRRLHEQLEVQRHLQLRIESQGKYLQAILEKAQRALASQSCPTEGLEAARTELADLAKRVITDCRDSHVYRQKSEDYSGQEQSCITHYSYQNYLEDSVEKDHVEQKVNEPDKHNSRKRTRTCYYEDLGTSELQDLCLKISRKEPLAVESFSSRRPLWESSETEESSVWQARTDDLLRDKDKLKKLSKDLTVIAPDVPDDIMISHSNASAFQDYHEDGEEIDRSYKSSPTLELSSECRNVVKGLDLNISGDGTMPFKGRELDLNVCGWGR, from the exons ATGAGAATGATGGGTGTGAAAGGACTTACACTATACCATCTGAAGAGCCATCTTCAG AAATTCAGGCTTGGAAAACAGCCACACAAAGAAGTGAACATTGAGACAGCTAAAAGTG GGAGAAGCTTGGAAGAGCATGATCAAGACATTGTGACAAAAGACAGCAATAACACACCAAGCCATCAAGA ATTGCCTGGCAGAGCAATGCATATTGCAGAGGCCCTGAATGCTCAGATAGAGGTACAGAGAAGGTTACATGAACAACTAGAG GTTCAAAGACACTTGCAGTTGAGGATAGAATCACAAGGAAAGTACTTGCAGGCAATATTGGAGAAAGCACAGAGagcacttgcatcacaatcctGTCCTACAGAAGGACTTGAAGCTGCAAGGACAGAGCTTGCAGATTTAGCCAAAAGGGTTATCACAGACTGTAGAGACTCTCATGTTTATAGACAAAAATCAGAAGATTACAGTGGACAGGAACAGTCTTGTATTACACATTACTCTTATCAAAACTACTTGGAAGACTCTGTTGAAAAGGATCATGTAGAACAAAAGGTAAATGAACCTGATAAACATAATAGTAGGAAAAGGACCAGAACATGCTATTATGAAGACCTAGGTACTTCTGAACTTCAAGACTTATGTCTTAAGATTTCAAGAAAAGAACCTCTAGCTGTTGAGTCATTTTCTTCAAGAAGACCATTGTGGGAATCCTCTGAAACAGAAGAAAGTAGTGTTTGGCAAGCTAGGACAGATGATTTGTTAAGAGATAAGGATAAACTGAAAAAACTTTCAAAGGATCTGACTGTTATAGCCCCTGATGTTCCAGATGACATCATGATTTCTCATTCTAATGCATCTGCATTTCAGGATTACCATGAAGATGGAGAAGAGATAGATAGGAGCTATAAATCTTCCCCAACATTAGAGTTGAGTAGTGAGTGTAGAAATGTAGTCAAAGGATTGGACCTAAATATATCAGGAGATGGAACCATGCCATTTAAGGGAAGGGAATTGGATCTCAATGTATGTGGATGGGGAAGGTGA